The Methanosphaera sp. BMS genome contains a region encoding:
- a CDS encoding chitobiase/beta-hexosaminidase C-terminal domain-containing protein: MIINTLFIKENNNHTIYYTLDGTIATTNSPKYNHTKIILHNKTVLNILLVDQNNYKHYYNYTTDNELTEYAPINYTIELANYHNITLPQVTRYNNTLDEYIIEEGVNGTVMLPFIRIVNIVLANQTYNFINGVTNDKYNMQLNDYLISFDGQLQTTNHTNPQKKDGILIYTENQTTIIEYHDKTRENINQFTVEYTTRYNHNNNQILLVDCIDFNKNNNYTAMIETNTLPLESITDTFSDLAVRYQLARQYQYTGDITTSTYNQITNNNIPTIKYTRNNKDIFTVDSEPVFDNFIYNPNIIKTSVTINDKNTNRSFALSHKDYEDILSIQQTHNQTLEQLQNITYKYTGAIETYTITNKVTTTSDIEEALNTNYSIPIQNTYLASLFVAYFFDSIANEYQDYYNVTYNRTSTITTTCYVNASKIIIHSFNPDMGIQIQGETINKGLYRFSTTSMLNVIEADVINILRNKTGPDKTKSTLEEITESINNNQVLTGRINEYYFIIDPIKNISIYLNLNTGQLTDNSKIDDTVLHSSQRECPSFEFLNEIDNEVGFVNYIPGASQLVLKEIYQPGYTHRLYSCLKEEYGDIVRVVTQTSGLLSYFGYLNPFSLEILSSITFENFIPAAIVIAIPMAVAHHWDRIDEQELYKDEYVNSYNMENYAITDGYLSFSMHDYDAYNNITYNTPQELEDNNKVIRIAIGRCGSLDYSDMVVYDNNGKRNLTEDEYTYYNGRYDSIYDYYLGGIL, from the coding sequence TTGATAATTAATACATTATTTATAAAAGAAAACAACAATCACACAATCTACTATACCCTAGACGGTACGATAGCAACCACCAACAGCCCCAAGTACAATCATACTAAAATAATACTACACAACAAAACAGTACTCAACATACTCCTGGTAGACCAGAACAACTACAAACACTACTACAACTACACAACAGACAATGAACTGACAGAGTATGCTCCAATAAACTACACAATAGAACTGGCAAACTACCACAACATAACACTACCACAGGTAACACGATACAACAACACACTGGACGAATACATAATAGAAGAAGGAGTTAACGGAACAGTAATGCTACCGTTTATACGTATAGTAAATATTGTCCTAGCAAATCAGACATACAACTTCATAAACGGAGTAACAAATGATAAATACAACATGCAACTAAATGACTACCTCATATCATTTGATGGACAATTACAGACAACAAACCACACAAATCCACAGAAAAAAGATGGAATACTCATCTACACAGAAAACCAGACAACAATCATAGAATACCATGACAAAACACGAGAAAACATCAACCAATTCACGGTAGAATACACGACAAGATACAACCACAACAACAATCAGATATTACTGGTCGACTGCATAGACTTCAACAAAAACAACAACTACACTGCAATGATAGAGACTAACACACTGCCATTAGAAAGCATAACCGATACCTTTAGTGACCTGGCAGTAAGATATCAGCTGGCAAGACAATACCAGTACACAGGAGACATAACAACAAGTACCTACAATCAAATAACCAATAACAATATACCAACAATCAAATATACCCGAAACAACAAAGATATATTTACAGTTGACAGTGAACCGGTATTCGATAACTTCATATACAATCCCAACATAATAAAGACAAGCGTCACAATCAACGACAAAAACACCAACCGATCATTTGCACTCTCACACAAAGACTACGAAGACATACTAAGCATACAACAAACACACAACCAAACACTAGAACAACTACAAAACATAACCTACAAATACACAGGAGCAATAGAAACATACACCATAACCAATAAAGTCACCACAACAAGTGACATTGAAGAAGCACTGAACACGAATTACTCAATACCGATTCAAAACACATACTTAGCATCATTATTTGTCGCATATTTCTTCGATTCAATAGCAAATGAATACCAAGACTACTACAATGTCACATATAACCGTACAAGCACAATTACCACAACTTGCTATGTGAATGCATCCAAAATAATTATCCACTCATTCAACCCAGATATGGGAATACAAATTCAAGGAGAAACAATAAACAAAGGGTTATATCGTTTTTCAACAACATCAATGCTAAATGTTATAGAAGCAGATGTAATAAATATACTAAGAAACAAAACCGGACCCGACAAAACCAAATCAACACTAGAAGAAATAACAGAAAGCATAAACAACAACCAAGTATTAACTGGAAGAATAAATGAATATTACTTCATAATTGATCCAATCAAAAATATCTCAATATATCTTAATCTAAACACAGGACAACTAACAGACAACAGCAAAATAGATGACACAGTACTACACTCCAGCCAAAGAGAATGCCCATCATTTGAATTCCTAAATGAAATTGATAATGAAGTTGGATTTGTAAATTATATCCCCGGAGCATCTCAATTAGTACTCAAAGAGATATATCAACCAGGTTACACTCATAGATTATATTCTTGTTTAAAAGAAGAATATGGGGACATAGTAAGGGTAGTAACGCAAACAAGTGGTTTATTGTCCTATTTTGGTTATCTTAATCCATTTTCACTTGAAATATTAAGTTCTATTACTTTTGAAAATTTTATTCCTGCAGCAATAGTTATAGCTATTCCAATGGCTGTAGCACATCACTGGGATAGAATTGATGAACAAGAACTGTACAAAGATGAATATGTGAATTCATATAACATGGAAAATTATGCAATTACTGATGGCTATTTATCTTTCAGTATGCATGATTATGATGCGTATAATAATATAACATATAATACTCCACAGGAACTGGAAGATAACAATAAGGTAATTAGAATTGCAATTGGGCGTTGTGGAAGTTTGGATTATTCTGATATGGTTGTTTATGATAATAATGGTAAGAGAAATTTAACAGAAGACGAATATACTTATTATAATGGAAGATATGACTCGATATATGATTATTATTTAGGGGGAATTTTATAA
- a CDS encoding right-handed parallel beta-helix repeat-containing protein, with amino-acid sequence MRKVIMVMILFVLLSLSVVSANDCFMGNDSISYTDVDVSAINSNSLHDEFDFYSFSQDDDFVDDFIDDVPDSDAVFNDSFNLDTVQDDDLEESSININPVNLNGGIDAGIQSNPDSSDNIKYVTVLNYEQLLDAFDDLDTNHDSAVITLSGSSIYTVTQPIVFGTDQSITNVTINAMGHAITGEDTEHFLTIKYGYTLTLNNITIQNMNSASNGGAIDNNGTLNIYDSVIVNNTAYAGGAIFNEGYLYIKNSQVMYNYADFGGAIRNSGRAILFKSSFHHNEALTGNGGVIHSKGILESYNNSIRYNSASSNGAFAYNQKYNLTIVNDTIYNNIADNGGVIFNNATVSTINASIYDNIARINGGTVYNYEDATLTIKNTNLHNNTANNGGAVYNKGNLSLIKNSIKNNQANNFGGVVYSNCFSNLTDNSIKYNSAANGSVIYNNEGNITLNNNTIYNNTATNIASVINNYGTITSYNNSYYNNTAIGAGIHVNYGLLNITDDIYMDNFADNAGVLFNNNITYINGSVFENNSGSILAGVLYNDKTLTIDYSTFTGNNVDFIIDSQTNIINHIIYGGYGGVLYNTDSTIISNSNFTDNQAKITVVNQTVSDENIKLTGIGGVIYNEGITNTLNSTYSSNYAQLMAAVVYNSGLFNATNNSFEDNSASLQAGVIMNVNKTIFTNNYIRNNTANDLGGFIYNDAEMTLTGNTIYENLAGQAAGIYATDGSSNITNNTFNNSYSPVSGSAIQVTGTDNVTLTGNVFTCNNAEVGGAVYINNSRTILENNTFTGNGLNNPVRLIQTLTGNYTTSNMTQLGACIYINGSVVEINNDTYTNNTASVHASCIYSKDSLILINNTVFEDNNANTGVGGAVYSDESTLFIYNSQLSNNSALVGGAITQAGSNDLTIRNTILTDNSADKCGGAVYVINSPVVLVNNTITGNTADNASSLCVLSSPIGSIKDNLFDNSQCDTSSVYLFESNLLVESNTFIGDNIDLNDMGLYSIESNYWGSNQPDFNTRTGNNIPNSITTVNSTDEYNIYLTVPGTVKNNRTIAVNISIQNQYNENVTEGSVRLEINDTLESVIACTDGFFAYNLTITEGSVGSIVIKATYIDSNDVETDLNIFKTVKIISPEEIYIVSIPQRAIPNEKIQFVVKILKEDNTFISNRKVRAYINNTYIGTFKVSNEKYLLNYNVPSSYHGLYNIKLSCRDTNLKELTSKNITFFVESNTTHVVDVDDLNIDYNLENITLPTSYDIRDDGVMVDFENQGDSGNCWAFSVLDCLEYSLNKQSNITCDFSENNMKNLLSTNAIFKSDRTPNTGCDIVSSVGYLVSRLGPVYEYNDHYWMYSQLSVNQNSDYNVNDVLFISNRQNTSDNMELKKAIYQYGAVVSTLHINEETTEISDIHDDEFHLPNHAVAVIGWDDNYSRYNFENIPVGDGAFIVTDSIFNDTYHVSYYDYNFAGLYTTNNNTMDGLFINNIAFPINTAKCYDNVIQNGILPYDGYATLDSQDLWINNTYNMTGEGYLTAVGIYNLNKSNYTINIYRNNHLEYTQNNTINSIGYITIALNKCIMLEKNDTLNVVVKVTSLEENVTGYMIEKAYKTYNTSRNASLVSSDGINWINLHDYPQFTDNHIHLASLKLYTNNTIHGNYQINITPTTHVYNKTDTYNIIITDNTGNPVMQTQFNMTLDNTQYTVSTDNSGLMLVNAGVLEVGQHNLEIINNDLEINYTTPITVIDDNLSEINDTIIVHLLNDTFVRGMNNKIHVLVYHDDGIGVNMGKVVIKVNGKTLKDDNGHVIYASVVHGEVIVNYTFNSSYTLGEHPLQVVYTSSMARVEEDYNISFIRKDMKIDICEVYAFYNKSLYLNASVKSIDDINVDGEQVAIKINGITTATHTVTNGTVILNQSIPYTWSPGEYNLELVIGQTSWYNSIRYKTVFTIYNDSMDYYSNLTYDYYYPLYGEYEYTDDNVVNINVINSNLMGNIKTIELNLSAPEDYTVYYSTNGQPPTTANGSFTNSSVVTLRLHPTNITQNNSYTTTIYLKSYILKYFYIHNNIVSDTYYYQANGIIIITDYISSHDYFFCMGHDTDNRTPEIYTTLNKNFDSTYNLLIMANKTGTIQYQVDNNTPQTYMPKTILTLNENSTVHITLTTTSGETVSKSIRIVDINKPLIIVKPITTYTDGYQNVSFVCDDEDAVIYYTRDGSDPLNTTNLRQANSTSILTLNNLTQLKYYVINQYNQSSPVYTYRTPRNEVSPVNITIQKENNNYNTYKIMLQRNNNHTIYYTIDGTIATTNSHKYNHTKIILHNKTVLNILLVDQNNHKHYYNYTTDNELTEYAPINYTIELANYHNITLPQVTRYNNTLDEYIIEEGVNGTVMLPFIRIVNIVLANQTYNFVNGEIEETCNMQLNDYLISFDGQLQTTNHANPQKKDGILIYTENQTTIIEYHDKTRENINQFTVEYTTRYNHNNNQILLVDCIDFNKNNNYTAMIETNTLPLESITDTFSDLAVRYQLARQYQYTGDITTSTYNQITTNNIPTIKYTRNNKDIFTVDSEPVFDNFIYNPNIIKTSVTINDKNTNRSFALSHKDYEDILSIQQTHNQTLEQLQNMTYQYTGAIETYTITNKVTTTGDIEEALNTNYSTRIQNTYLASLFVAYFFDSIANEYQDYYNVTYNRTSTITTTCYVNTSKIIIHSFNPDMGMQIQGETINKWLYRFSTTSMLNVIEADVINILRNKTGPDKTKSTLEEITESINNNQVLTGRINEYYYIIDPAKNISIYLNLNTGQLTDNSKIDDSILHSSQRECPSCEFVNEIDNEVGFVNYIPGAAQLVLKEIYQPGYTSNLYNSIKEKYIFEIYLFTTVPPVLEYFGINNPISLQALSSIIIEHIPVTVFLAVPIYTFYHWENISAQEQKKDEFVTSNNMNYYSITDGYLSFSMHEYDAYNNITYNNPKELEDNNKVIRIKISRWGNLDYSDMVVYDTNGKRNLTEDEYTYYNGRYDSIYDYYLGGIL; translated from the coding sequence ATGCGAAAAGTAATAATGGTAATGATATTATTTGTGTTATTATCATTATCTGTTGTTTCTGCAAACGATTGTTTTATGGGAAACGATTCAATTAGTTATACAGATGTTGACGTGTCTGCTATTAACTCTAATTCTTTGCATGATGAGTTTGATTTTTACTCATTTAGTCAGGATGATGATTTTGTGGATGATTTTATTGATGATGTTCCCGATTCCGATGCAGTATTCAATGATTCATTTAACTTGGATACCGTTCAAGATGATGACTTGGAAGAGTCAAGTATCAACATCAATCCAGTTAATCTCAATGGAGGAATTGATGCAGGCATTCAAAGCAATCCCGATTCATCTGATAACATTAAATATGTGACTGTTTTAAATTATGAACAATTGCTTGATGCTTTTGATGATTTGGATACTAATCATGATAGTGCTGTCATAACACTTAGCGGATCTAGTATATACACTGTCACACAGCCTATTGTGTTTGGCACAGATCAAAGTATTACTAATGTGACAATCAATGCTATGGGTCATGCAATAACCGGCGAAGATACCGAACATTTTTTAACAATAAAATATGGATATACCTTGACTTTGAATAACATCACCATACAGAATATGAACAGTGCATCCAATGGTGGAGCTATTGACAATAATGGAACTTTAAATATTTATGATTCTGTAATCGTCAATAATACTGCATATGCTGGTGGTGCTATTTTTAATGAGGGTTATTTATATATTAAAAATTCTCAGGTAATGTATAATTATGCTGATTTTGGTGGTGCTATTAGAAATAGTGGTAGGGCTATTTTGTTTAAAAGTTCTTTTCATCATAATGAAGCACTCACAGGTAATGGTGGAGTGATTCATTCTAAGGGTATTCTAGAGTCGTATAATAATTCTATTCGTTATAATAGTGCCAGTAGCAATGGTGCATTTGCATACAATCAAAAGTACAACTTAACTATTGTCAATGACACCATTTACAATAATATTGCTGATAATGGTGGAGTTATATTTAATAATGCAACAGTATCCACTATTAATGCTAGTATCTATGATAATATTGCCAGAATAAACGGTGGTACTGTTTACAATTATGAAGATGCCACTCTAACCATTAAAAACACCAATTTACATAACAATACAGCCAATAATGGTGGTGCAGTGTATAATAAAGGAAACTTATCTTTAATCAAGAACTCAATCAAAAATAATCAAGCCAACAACTTTGGTGGTGTTGTATACTCTAATTGCTTTAGTAATTTAACCGACAATTCCATTAAATATAACAGTGCAGCCAACGGGTCTGTAATTTATAATAATGAAGGAAACATTACCTTAAACAATAATACAATCTATAATAATACCGCCACAAATATTGCATCTGTGATTAACAATTACGGTACAATAACCTCCTATAACAATTCATATTATAACAATACCGCTATTGGTGCAGGAATACATGTTAATTATGGATTATTAAACATAACTGATGATATTTATATGGATAACTTCGCCGATAATGCCGGAGTTTTATTCAACAACAACATCACATATATCAATGGCAGTGTCTTTGAAAATAATAGTGGTAGTATTCTTGCCGGGGTATTATATAACGATAAAACACTGACAATAGACTATTCCACATTCACGGGCAATAATGTTGATTTTATTATTGATTCACAGACAAATATCATCAATCATATTATTTATGGTGGTTATGGTGGAGTACTATACAATACTGATTCAACAATAATTTCAAATTCCAATTTCACGGATAACCAGGCTAAGATTACCGTGGTCAATCAGACAGTATCAGATGAAAATATTAAATTAACCGGAATTGGTGGAGTAATCTACAATGAAGGAATAACAAATACCCTTAACAGTACTTACAGTTCCAATTATGCACAGTTAATGGCAGCAGTAGTATATAACAGTGGACTATTCAATGCTACAAATAATTCTTTTGAAGATAATTCTGCTAGCCTTCAGGCAGGTGTCATAATGAATGTGAATAAAACCATATTTACTAATAATTATATAAGAAACAATACTGCAAATGATTTGGGCGGATTTATCTATAATGATGCAGAGATGACTTTAACGGGCAATACTATTTATGAAAATCTAGCCGGGCAGGCAGCAGGTATATATGCAACGGATGGAAGTTCAAATATAACAAACAATACCTTTAATAACAGTTATTCTCCTGTAAGTGGCTCTGCAATACAAGTAACCGGTACAGATAATGTTACCCTTACAGGTAATGTTTTTACTTGCAATAATGCTGAGGTTGGTGGAGCAGTTTATATTAATAATTCACGAACCATATTGGAAAACAATACATTTACAGGTAATGGATTGAATAATCCCGTTCGTTTAATACAGACATTAACCGGTAACTACACAACCAGTAATATGACTCAACTGGGTGCTTGTATTTATATAAACGGCAGTGTAGTGGAAATAAACAATGATACTTACACCAATAACACGGCATCTGTTCATGCATCCTGTATCTACTCCAAAGATTCATTAATACTAATCAACAATACAGTATTTGAGGATAATAATGCAAATACTGGAGTAGGAGGTGCAGTATACTCTGATGAGAGTACACTCTTTATATATAATTCACAGTTAAGTAATAATAGTGCATTAGTAGGTGGTGCTATCACACAGGCAGGCTCTAATGATTTGACAATTAGAAACACAATATTAACCGATAATAGTGCCGACAAATGTGGAGGAGCTGTATATGTGATTAATTCACCCGTCGTACTTGTGAACAATACCATAACAGGCAATACGGCAGATAACGCTTCCTCGCTATGTGTTTTGTCAAGTCCAATTGGCAGTATAAAAGACAACCTCTTTGATAACAGCCAATGTGACACTTCATCTGTTTACCTATTTGAAAGTAATTTGTTGGTAGAATCCAATACTTTCATCGGTGATAACATTGATTTGAATGATATGGGCTTGTATTCTATTGAATCCAATTACTGGGGCAGTAATCAGCCGGATTTCAACACCAGAACAGGTAATAATATACCTAACAGTATAACAACGGTTAATTCTACAGATGAGTATAATATTTATCTGACAGTACCGGGTACTGTTAAAAATAACCGAACGATAGCTGTTAATATAAGTATTCAAAATCAGTATAATGAAAATGTAACTGAAGGTTCTGTTAGATTAGAAATAAACGACACATTGGAAAGTGTTATTGCCTGTACTGATGGATTTTTTGCATATAATCTTACAATAACTGAAGGTAGTGTTGGTTCAATAGTAATTAAAGCCACTTATATTGACAGTAATGATGTTGAAACAGATTTGAATATATTTAAAACTGTTAAGATCATATCACCAGAGGAGATTTACATTGTTTCTATACCTCAAAGAGCCATACCTAACGAAAAGATACAGTTTGTCGTGAAAATACTGAAAGAGGACAATACATTCATAAGTAACCGTAAAGTACGTGCATATATCAACAATACATATATTGGTACTTTTAAAGTAAGTAATGAAAAATACCTGTTAAATTATAATGTTCCATCCAGTTATCATGGATTATACAATATTAAATTAAGTTGCAGGGATACAAATCTTAAGGAATTAACCAGTAAAAACATCACATTCTTTGTTGAATCCAACACTACCCATGTAGTTGATGTGGATGACTTGAACATAGATTATAACTTGGAGAATATTACACTACCCACTAGTTATGATATAAGAGATGATGGTGTGATGGTTGATTTTGAAAATCAGGGAGACAGTGGCAACTGTTGGGCGTTTTCCGTACTTGACTGCCTTGAATATTCACTCAATAAACAAAGTAACATTACATGTGATTTTTCAGAAAATAACATGAAAAACCTCCTTTCAACAAATGCTATCTTCAAATCCGACAGGACACCTAACACGGGATGTGATATAGTCAGCAGTGTGGGATATCTTGTAAGCAGACTTGGCCCGGTATATGAATACAATGATCATTACTGGATGTACAGTCAATTATCCGTAAATCAAAACAGTGATTATAATGTAAATGATGTGCTATTTATTTCCAACAGACAAAACACAAGTGACAACATGGAACTTAAAAAAGCCATATATCAATATGGTGCTGTAGTATCCACCCTTCACATAAATGAAGAAACAACTGAGATTAGTGACATCCATGATGATGAGTTCCATCTTCCGAATCATGCAGTCGCAGTAATCGGATGGGATGACAATTACAGCAGGTATAACTTTGAAAACATTCCCGTGGGTGATGGAGCATTCATTGTAACAGACAGCATATTTAATGATACGTATCACGTTTCATATTATGATTACAACTTTGCAGGACTATACACCACAAACAACAACACAATGGATGGTTTATTTATTAACAACATAGCATTTCCAATAAATACAGCTAAATGTTATGATAATGTTATTCAAAATGGAATACTCCCATATGACGGATACGCAACACTGGATTCACAGGACTTATGGATAAACAACACTTACAATATGACCGGAGAGGGATATTTAACCGCCGTGGGAATATACAACCTCAACAAATCCAATTACACCATAAACATCTACCGTAACAATCACCTCGAATACACACAAAACAATACAATTAATTCAATTGGTTATATTACCATAGCGTTGAATAAATGCATAATGCTAGAAAAGAATGATACCTTGAATGTGGTAGTTAAGGTCACATCTCTTGAGGAGAATGTGACTGGTTACATGATAGAAAAAGCCTATAAAACGTACAATACAAGCAGGAATGCTTCACTTGTAAGCAGTGATGGAATAAACTGGATAAACCTCCATGATTATCCGCAATTTACAGATAACCACATCCACCTTGCATCACTAAAACTATACACCAACAACACAATACACGGCAACTACCAGATTAACATAACACCAACCACACATGTCTACAATAAAACAGACACATATAATATAATAATAACAGACAATACCGGTAACCCGGTAATGCAAACACAGTTTAACATGACACTGGACAACACACAATACACCGTGAGTACTGATAACAGTGGATTAATGCTAGTTAATGCGGGTGTGTTGGAAGTAGGACAGCACAATCTTGAGATAATAAACAATGATTTGGAGATAAATTACACTACCCCTATAACAGTAATTGATGATAATCTTTCAGAGATTAATGATACTATTATTGTACACTTGCTTAATGATACATTTGTTCGTGGCATGAACAATAAAATTCATGTGCTTGTGTATCATGATGATGGAATTGGGGTTAATATGGGTAAAGTTGTTATAAAGGTTAATGGTAAAACATTGAAAGACGATAATGGTCATGTTATCTATGCCAGTGTAGTTCACGGTGAAGTAATAGTAAATTATACATTTAATTCCTCATATACTCTCGGCGAGCATCCCCTACAGGTTGTCTATACTTCCAGTATGGCAAGAGTAGAAGAGGACTATAATATCTCCTTTATCAGGAAAGACATGAAAATAGACATATGTGAAGTATATGCTTTTTATAATAAAAGTTTATACCTTAATGCCAGTGTCAAATCCATTGATGATATCAATGTTGATGGAGAACAAGTAGCAATTAAGATTAATGGAATAACCACAGCAACACATACAGTAACAAATGGTACTGTTATTCTAAATCAAAGTATTCCATATACTTGGAGTCCTGGAGAATATAACCTGGAATTAGTGATAGGGCAAACAAGCTGGTATAATAGCATACGATATAAAACAGTATTCACAATATATAATGATTCTATGGATTATTATAGTAATTTGACTTATGACTATTATTATCCTTTATATGGTGAATATGAATATACAGATGATAATGTTGTGAACATTAATGTCATTAATAGTAATCTTATGGGCAATATTAAAACGATTGAACTTAATTTATCAGCACCGGAGGACTATACTGTATATTACTCAACTAATGGACAACCACCAACAACGGCAAACGGTAGTTTCACAAATAGCTCTGTTGTAACTTTAAGATTACATCCAACAAATATTACTCAAAATAATAGTTATACAACAACAATATACCTAAAATCATACATTCTAAAGTATTTTTACATACACAACAATATAGTAAGTGATACATATTACTATCAAGCAAATGGAATTATAATCATTACGGATTATATTTCATCTCACGATTATTTCTTTTGTATGGGTCATGATACAGATAACAGAACCCCAGAAATATACACAACACTAAACAAAAACTTTGATTCCACATATAATTTGTTAATAATGGCCAACAAGACAGGAACAATACAATACCAAGTAGACAACAACACACCACAAACATACATGCCAAAAACAATACTAACACTAAACGAAAACAGTACAGTACATATAACATTAACAACAACAAGTGGAGAAACAGTATCCAAAAGTATAAGGATAGTTGACATCAACAAACCATTGATTATTGTAAAGCCAATAACTACTTATACAGATGGCTATCAGAATGTGTCATTTGTTTGTGATGATGAAGATGCTGTGATATATTATACAAGGGATGGATCAGATCCATTGAATACGACAAATCTAAGACAAGCCAATAGCACTAGCATACTGACATTAAATAACCTAACACAACTAAAATACTATGTGATAAACCAATACAATCAATCATCACCAGTTTATACTTATAGAACACCACGAAATGAGGTTAGCCCGGTAAATATTACAATACAGAAAGAAAACAACAACTATAACACGTATAAAATAATGCTTCAAAGAAACAACAATCACACAATCTACTATACAATAGACGGTACGATAGCAACCACCAACAGCCACAAATACAATCATACTAAAATAATACTACACAACAAAACAGTACTCAACATACTCCTGGTAGACCAGAACAACCACAAACACTACTACAACTACACAACAGACAATGAACTGACAGAGTATGCTCCAATAAACTACACAATAGAACTGGCAAACTACCACAACATAACACTACCACAGGTAACACGATACAACAACACACTGGACGAATACATAATAGAAGAAGGAGTTAACGGAACAGTAATGCTACCGTTTATACGTATAGTAAATATTGTCCTAGCAAATCAGACGTACAACTTCGTAAACGGAGAAATAGAAGAGACATGCAATATGCAACTAAATGACTACCTCATATCATTTGATGGACAATTGCAGACAACAAACCACGCAAATCCACAGAAAAAAGATGGAATACTCATCTACACAGAAAACCAGACAACAATCATAGAATACCATGACAAAACACGAGAAAACATCAACCAATTCACGGTAGAATACACGACAAGATACAACCACAACAACAATCAGATATTACTGGTCGACTGCATAGACTTCAACAAAAACAACAACTACACTGCAATGATAGAGACTAACACACTGCCATTAGAAAGCATAACCGATACCTTTAGTGACCTGGCAGTAAGATATCAGCTGGCAAGACAATACCAGTACACAGGAGACATAACAACAAGTACCTACAATCAAATAACCACTAACAATATACCAACAATCAAATATACCCGAAACAACAAAGATATATTTACAGTTGACAGTGAACCGGTATTCGATAACTTCATATACAATCCCAACATAATAAAGACAAGCGTCACAATCAACGACAAAAACACCAACCGATCATTTGCACTCTCACACAAAGACTACGAAGACATACTAAGCATACAACAAACACACAACCAAACACTAGAACAACTACAAAACATGACATATCAGTATACCGGTGCAATAGAAACATACACCATAACCAATAAAGTCACCACAACAGGTGACATTGAAGAAGCACTAAACACGAATTACTCAACACGGATACAAAACACATATCTTGCATCATTATTCGTCGCATATTTCTTTGATTCAATAGCAAATGAATACCAAGACTACTACAATGTCACATATAACCGTACAAGCACAATTACCACAACTTGCTATGTAAATACATCCAAAATAATTATCCACTCATTCAACCCTGACATGGGAATGCAGATTCAAGGAGAAACAATAAACAAATGGTTATATCGTTTTTCAACAACGTCAATGCTAAATGTTATAGAAGCAGATGTAATAAATATACTAAGAAACAAAACCGGACCCGACAAAACCAAATCAACACTAGAAGAAATAACAGAAAGCATAAACAACAACCAAGTACTAACCGGAAGAATAAATGAATATTACTACATAATTGATCCCGCAAAAAACATCTCAATATACCTTAACCTAAACACAGGACAACTGACAGACAACAGCAAAATAGATGACTCAATACTACACTCCAGCCAAAGAGAATGCCCATCATGCGAATTCGTAAACGAAATTGATAATGAAGTTGGATTCGTAAATTATATTCCAGGAGCTGCTCAATTAGTACTCAAAGAAATATATCAACCAGGGTACACTTCTAATTTATATAATTCTATAAAAGAAAAGTATATTTTTGAAATATATTTGTTCACAACTGTTCCACCTGTACTGGAATATTTTGGTATTAATAATCCAATATCTCTACAAGCACTTTCTTCCATAATTATTGAGCATATACCAGTTACAGTATTTTTGGCTGTGCCTATTTATACATTTTATCACTGGGAGAATATTTCTGCACAGGAACAGAAGAAAGATGAATTTGTAACAAGTAATAATATGAATTATTATTCTATTACTGATGGTTATTTATCTTTCAGCATGCATGAGTATGATGCATATAATAATATAACATATAACAATCCTAAGGAATTGGAAGATAACAATAAGGTTATTAGAATAAAAATAAGTCGTTGGGGAAATTTAGATTATTCAGATATGGTTGTCTATGATACTAATGGTAAAAGAAATTTAACAGAAGACGAATATACTTATTACAATGGAAGATATGATTCAATATATGATTATTATTTAGGTGGGATTTTATGA